GCAATCATAAACGGTGACACTGAAACCGGCGTAAGCACCATGCTTATGGATGAGGGGATTGATACCGGGCCAGTTTATTACACAGAAAGGGAAATTATCAAAGAGGATGACACGTATGAATCTTTGAGTCTGAGACTTGCTAAACGAGGGGCAGAGTTATTAATTAAAACTCTTACAGATATAGAGGCCGGAACTGCCACAGCAACCCCCCAGAATGGTACATCCACCTATGCGCGAATTCTGAGAAAAGAGGATGGTCTTATTAACTGGAATAAATCAGCCGCTCACATTGTCAACACAATAAGGGGGCTTTACCCGTGGCCGGGAGCCTATACGTTTTTTAACAGACAGAGGGTAAAGATTCTCAGGGCAAAGGCAGTGATAACTGAAGGGAGTTGGGCAACAGCCTCCGAGGTGATACATCAAAATACCAGAGACGGACTTGTTGTAGCCTGTGGAGAGGGTACCTTGTCAATATTGGAGCTACAGCCTGAGGGTAAAAAAGCCATGTCCTGCGCAGACTTTATAGCCGGCAGAGTAAAAACACCTGAAAACGTTCTTTATGTGGGTTAAATTTAAAATATTTTGGGTTAAATTTTTGCGTGCCTTTACACTAAAGGTGCTCTATCCGTTTCTTATGCTAATAGGGGCGTTCCTAAAAAGCAAAAAAGAATCGTTTCAGGATTTCATTATAAACATTAATAATAACCTTGTGATGAAACTTGGCATTAAGACCTCAAAACTCCTGATTATGTTACCTCACTGTATTCAGATTGATAAGTGTGACATTCGGATTACCAATGACATAAATAACTGCAAGAGGTGCGGCAGGTGTAACGTCAAAGACTTAATAGCCGTGGCAGAGAACTGTAACCTCAAACTCTATGTGGCAACAGGCGGCTCTCTAGCAAGAAAACTGGTTAAAGACATCCGTCCGGATGCCATAGTGGCTGTTGCCTGTCAACGGGACTTAAGCAGCGGGATAGCTGATTCACACCCGCTGCCTGTCATTGGAGTACAAAACGAAAGGCCGTTTGGCCCATGCTATAACACAAAAGTCAGCGTTGAAAAAGTGCAGGAAGCGATAAAGACATTTCTACAATGAAAAAATTTTTAATAATCTCTGCCCTCCATGTTGACATCACAACAAATAAAATGCTATAAATTGAGGAACGGGTGTGTAACAGACCAATAAAAAATAAATTTTAGGAGGTAACTTTAAGTATGGCGGCACAAAAAAAGAGAATGGCAATAATAGCAAGCAAAGGGACTTTGGATATGGCCTATCCTCCGTTAATTCTTGCTTCTACCGCAGCGGCAATGGACGTTGATGTGCAAATATTTTTTACTCTTTACGGTGTGGATATAATAAATAAGAAGAAGTACCGTAATCTTCAGGTGGCGCCGATAGGCAACCCTGCTATGCCCTCCCCTATTCCTATGCCAAACATAATTGGAATGCTGCCCGGTATGACGCCCATGGCAACCATGATGATGAAAAGCATGATTAAGAAGATCAACTGGCCTAGTATTCCTGAGCTTGTTGACGCTTGCCGTGAGGTTGATGTCAGAATGATAGCCTGTACGCCTACAATTGAGATGACCGGCATATCTAAGGATGACCTTGTAGATGGTGTTGTACTTGCCGGTGCTGCAGAGTTCCTTAACTTTGCTCTTGACGCTAACATCAGCTTGTTTATCTAAGTTGAACGATATTGGTTTAGATATTAGTTAAGTTAGTCTAAAACATATAGTATAAGGCAGCTAATTAAAGCGGAGCAATTCCGCTTTATTAGTTTATATGCCTTGGCTACAGTGGATGGTGCAGAGGTATATTTTTATTGTAACACCTATTTGCAAGACTTTCACGCTGCCGTACCAGCATTGCCAGAGCCTGTCGTTTCCTTTCAAATTAAACTGCCAAAGTCAGGATAATCGTATCCTGAAAAAAAGTGCCAAAAAAAAATACTACTGTAACTAAAGTCGCATAAATCTCAGTATTATGTTGTGTTACCATCGTAAATTAGCACAGGATAACGTTTGTAAGACGTACAAGTTTTTTTTGAAAGGAGGAGACATGCAGAGTTCTGTAATCAAAACAGCGTGGTATCTTATCATCCTAAGTGTGTTGTTTTGGCCACAATTATCTAAGACATCATACGGGGCTGAGGTGGATACCGGCAAAAAAGTTTTTGAAAGCCGCTGTGCCATTTGTCATGGTTTTAAGGGGGATGGTAATGGTGTCATTGGAATTGTGGAAAAAGGAGTTGTTGGGGATAAGTTGTGGTCGGTCTATCCACGTGACTTAACTGTTGGCGTGTTTAAGTTTAGATCAACACCCTCTGGCTGCCTTCCCACTCAGGCCGATCTTGAGCACATAGTCTCACAAGGAATTACAAGAGCGGCAATGCCATCCCATAAGGATGTTTCTAAGGCAGACGTTGACGCGGTCATCGAGTATGTGAAGACATTATCAACTCGATGGAAAGAGGAGGCACCTTGTAAACCTTTTACAGCAGCAAAACCCGCATGGGTTGGTTCTGCCGAATCTGCTAAAAAAGGGCAGGAAGTGTTTGAGAAGATGAAGTGCTGGGAGTGTCATGGTAAAGAGGGTAAAGGAGACGGCCCCAAGTCACAAGACATCAAAGACGACTCAGGGAAACCAATCTTGCCGTTTAATTTTACCACAGGGGAGCTTAAGCGCGGCTCAACGCCGGAGAATGTCTATATGACTTTCACAACCGGACTGGATGGCACCGGAATGCCCTCTTATGAGGATTCCTTAAACGAGGAACAGCGTTGGAATCTGGTATCTTATACGCTAAAACTTATGAAAAAATAACAGACAAACGCTTGTATATAACCGGGGTATTGAATCTCTGAATAAAGCAAGCGTTGTTTTGCAGGAGGATTAGAAATATATGGCCAATTTATCACGAAGAAATTTTTTAAAAACAACCGGCGGCGGATTACTGCTGACACTGGCAGGGGGCACTGAGGCCTTAGCCATGCATGCCCTTGAGCCTGCCGTTAATGTGGCTAATCCGCTTAGCCATTACCCTGCGCGCGATTGGGAAAAACTCTACAGGGATATTTATAAGGCAGATTCAAGTTACATTTTCATGTGCACACCCAACTGCACGCATAACTGCTACCTCAGGGCTTACGTGAAAAACGGCGTTGTAGTCCGTGTCGGGCCGTCTCAGAACTACCACAAGGCAACCGATGTGTATGGAACGAAAGCCTCCCAGCGATGGGATCCAAGACACTGTAACAAGGGGATTTCGTTAGTGAGGCGTTTTTACGGAGACCGACGGGTAAAAACCCCTATGATACGTAAGGGATTTCTTGAGTGGGTGGAAAAAGGTTTCCCGCGTGATCAAAACGGAATACCGCCAAAGGAAATGTTTCGCCGCGGCGAGGATACCTATGTTGCGGTACCATGGGACAAAGCGTTTGAGGTAGCGGCAAAAACTTTCCATGAACTGGCAAAAACTTATTCAGGTGATAAGGGAGCAGAGCTTCTTAAGCAGCAAGACTACGACGAGGCTATGATTAAGCGTACAGAAGGGGCTGGCACCAGAACCATGAAGTTCAGGGGCGGTATGCCGGTTCTTGGCTCTATGAAACTCTTTGGCCAGTACAGGTTTGCCAATTCAATGGCTCTACTGGACAAGCAGGTCAGAAACGTAAGTGAAGACAAGGCCGTTGGCGGCGTTGGACTGGATAACTACACGTGGCACACCGACTTGCCCCCAGGACACCCCATGGTGTGCGGCCAGCAGACTATTGACTTTGATTTGGTAAATGTTGAGTACTGTGACGTCGTAGCCTGCTGGGGTATAAACTGGATTTCCACAAAGATGCCTGATGGCCACTGGCTTACAGAGGCTCGCATGAAGGGCAAAAAGGTCATTGTTATAACTACTGAGTACAGCTCCACCTGCAGCAAAGCCGACGAGATTGTAATTATAAGACCAGGCACCGACCCTGCTCTGTCCCTTGGCATAGCTCATGTGTTAATTAAAGAAAACCTCTATGACAAGAAATTTGTCAAAACACATACAGACCTTCCTATGCTTGTACGGATGGACACCGGCAACATGTGTAAGGCAGCCGATGTAATTAAAGATTACAAGCAGAAGGAACTTACACTGAAAAAGATAGTTAAAGATAAGGGAGACTTGCCAAAACCTGCACAAACAAACGTGGGGATGCCTGGTGTCACAGAGGAAATGCGCAACTCATGGGGCGATTTCGTCATGTGGGACACAAAAAGCGGAAAACCTGTTGCCGTAAGCAGTGACGACGTAGGCGAGCATTTCCATAAATTGGGCATTGACCCTGCCTTAGAGGGCGAATTTACCGTCACAATAGACGGCAAGGATGTAAAAGTACGCCCCGTGTTTGATGTTATTAAACAACACCTGTTTGATACATGGACGCCTGAAAACACCTCAAAAGTAACGTGGGCGCCTGTTTCTGCCATACACAGCCTTGCCAGACAATTTGCCAAAAACCCTGAGAAAGTCCTTTTTACAGTTGGCATGGGACCAAACCAGATGTTTAATGCAGATCAGAAGGACAGGGGAATATTTTTAGTAGCGGCTCTGACAAGAAACGTTGGGTTTGTCGGCGGAAATGTAGGCAGTTATGCCGGTAACTACCGTGCAGCATACTTTAACGGAATGCCACAGTACATGGCGGAAAATCCCTTTGATATAACGTTGGATCCTTCAAAGCCGGCAAAGATGAAACCATTGTTTGCATTGCAGTCGGCTCATTACTATTCGCACGGCGATCAACCGTTGAAAGTGCATGGCCACTACTTCAATGGAAAAACCCACATGCCGTTTCCAACTAAATCATTATGGTTTACAGCCTCAAACTCATTACTGGGTAACGCCAAGGGCCATTACGAATTGGTGATGAACCTGCTACGCCATCCGGCATATCGCGCTAAGGGAATGCACAAGCGTATGCTCGATGCGGTGTTTGTAAACGAGTGGTGGTGGAACGGCTCCTGCGAGTATTCAGATATCGTGTTTGCAGCAGACAGCTGGGCCGAGTACAATGTCCACGACATGACTCAGTCCTGCACCAATCCCTTTATGCAGGTCATGCCGCTTACAGAAATCAAACGCATTCACAATACAAAGAGTGATACGGAAATCTATCAGGGTGTCGCCCATGCGATGGGAAAAATCACTAATGATAAGCGCTTCGATGATTACTGGGCACTTATCAGCGCTCCGCACAAGGCTAAACCATATATACAGCGCGTGCTGAGCCACTCTAACATGTTTAAGGGCTACGATATAGAGGATCTGCTGGTGAAAGCTAAAGACGGAATCCCTGCCATGATGATGGGCAGAACCTATCCAAAATTTATTGGCTACGAGCAAAGTAATGAATCGAAACCCTGGTACACCAAAAGCGGACGCCTTGAGTTTTATCGCGATGAGCAGGAGTTTAAAGACTATGGCGAGAGCATACCTCTTCACCGTGAACCCATTGATGCCACATTTTATGAGCCTAATGTTATTGTAGCCTCACCGCATCCTCTGATAAAACCAAAAACACCGGAGGCTTACGGCTGGCCAAGCAGTGACCTTAGCCGTGAAACGCGGCAGGCACGAAACGTGGTTTACACAGTGGATCAACTGTTAAAGACAGAGCATCCGCTTATAAAGGATAAGTACAATTTCATATGGCTAACGCCAAAATATCGCCACAGTGTCCACACCATGTTTGCCGACCTGGATTATCTGTCTGTGTGGTGGGGGCCATTTGGCGACATATACCGCAAGGATAAGCGTAAACCGTGGGTAGGCGAGGGATACATTGACATGCACCCGGAGGACGCTAAAGCCTACGGAATTGAGGACGGCGATTATGTGTGGGTTGATGCCGACCCTGAGGACATGCCGTTTAAGGGCTGGCAGGAGCGTCCAAATGAGTACAAAGTGTCTCGCTGTATGCTTAGGGCAAGGTATTATCCCGGCACTCCGCGCGGAGTCACAAGAACGTGGTTTAATATGTATATGGCCTCATTTGGCTCTGTAAAGGGACATGAGAGCAGAAAGGATGGACTTGCTAAGAGTCCTGCCACAGGTTACCAGTCCATGTATCGTTACGGCGGACACCAAAGCGGCACACGCTCGTGGCTTAGACCTACGCTTCTTACCGATACCCTGGTTCGTAAAGAACTAATGGGGCAGGCAACCGGACAGGGTTTTTGCCCGGATGTACATTGCGCAAACGGCGCTCCTCGTGAGTCTTTTGTCAAGTTTTCCAAAGCTGAGGACGGTGGCGAAAGTGGCAAGGGTAAGTGGAGACCTGTGACTTTAGGCGGACGCCCTACGCATGAAAGCGACACCTTTAAAAAATATCTGAGTGGACAGTATGTCAGCTAACACCAGCAAAGGAGGAAATATATAATGGAAGACGTCTTTAACTGGCAAATAAACCGGAACATGAAGTATCCATATTCAGCAGCAATGCCGGAAAAACAATTTGCCGCAGTTTTTGACATAAATAAGTGCATAGGATGCCAGACATGCTCCATCACCTGTAAGACAACCTGGACGGCAGGACGCGGACAAGAGTATATGTTTTGGAATAATGTTGAATCTAAACCTTACGGCGGATACCCACTGTACTGGGATTCTAAACTGTTAGAGAAAATTGGCGGCGGTAAGTGGAACAACAACACTTATGCCGGTAAGACAATTTTTGAAAAGGCTGCCGAGGAAAACAAAAGCGTTGAGGGGTTTTTACCTGCCCTTGAAGACTGGTCCTACCCTAACATGGGTGAGGATGAAATCTATGGCGGCAGTGTAACACAGGGGATGCACATAGAGTCGCTTCCGCATCCGATCTGGTTTTTCTATCTGCCCAGAATCTGTAACCACTGCAGTTATCCAGCCTGTGTTGCCGCCTGTCCGCGCAAATCGGTCTATAAACGGCCAGAAGACGGCATAGTGCTGATAGACCAGTCCCGCTGTCAGGGCTACAGACAGTGTGTAGCGGGCTGCCCATACAAAAAACCGATGTACAATGCCACTACCAACAGGAGTGAGAAGTGTGTGGCCTGTTATCCAAAGACAGAGGCTGGCCTTCACACCCAGTGTATGGAACACTGCATAGGGAAAGTCAGAATTCAGGGCTGGATAAGCCCACCTGATAAGGCTGACCCAAATAACCCGATAGACTACCTTGTGCATGTTAAAAAAATTGCGCACCCTCTGTATCCACAGTTTGGCACTCAGCCTAACATCTACTACATACCTCCTATTCATGTTCCTTCACCGTATCTGACACAGATGTTTGGAACGGGCGTGGATGCCGCAATTAAAGCCTATAAGGCAGCGCCCTCAGATACCACTCTGAAGGGGCTATTGGTTTTATTTGGCAGTTGTGCCGAGCTTATGACTAAATTTGAAGTTAAAAACGACATCGCTATCGGTTACAACAGCAAAGGGGACATTGTTGCACAAGCACCGATACAAGAGCCCCATGTTATTAGGGATCATTACGACAAGGCCCGTGACGTATATCGTCTGGATGTAACTTAAAATGTCCCCGGCAATCAGGGAATATCTCATGAGGAGGATATAGCAATGAAGAAAGCTGTTTTGCTTTTGTTTACACTCACGCTTATGCTTACAGCAATGTGCAACACATCTTTTGCTGGAATCATAATGCCAGATGATGGCATCAGGGTGAGTTACACAAAGGGTAACATTTCACTGGATAATGCTGAGCTTTGGAAATCAGCCAAAGCTTCACACATTAAACTTATAGCGCTTGAGACTACAACAGCGCTAAGGCAAGGCACAATTGCTGTTGATGACATGAAAGCGCTAAACAGTAACGTAAGATATGTGTTTAATCTGTCGAAACCAGCGCCAGTGGTGACAGTTAAGGCGGTGCATAACGGTAAAAAAGTCGCCTTCCAGTTGACCTGGGACGATGCGACTCAGGACACAGAAAATGCAATTGATTCTTTCAGAGACTCGGTAGCGATGTTGTTTCCAGTTAAGCAGGCAGAAGAGTTTTACCCGTCTCCACTAATGGGAGCGAAGGGGGAGCCTGTTAACGTATGGCAGTGGAGAGCCGACTGGCAGGCGGAAAAAGACGGCAAGCGCAATCTGGACGCTCGTCAGCCACACACTGACGGCATTTACGTTTCATACTCTGACGCGATTTTAAAGTCAGAGTTTCCCCAAAGGCCATCTAAGGATGCCGCTATGGTTCAGTACATAGCCGAGGGCTACGGCACTCTGACAAAAATGAAAAATCAAACTCCGGTTGCACATGGCTCATACAAAAACGGGAAATGGACGGTAGTGTTTGTCAGGGACCTAAAAAGTGACGACGAAGGGGATGCTGAATTTGTTACGGGCAAGAGAACCTATGTCAACTTTGCAGCATGGAATGGCAGCGGAGGTGATGTAAACGGCATGAAATCCCTGTCAATCGTCTGGACACCTCTTGTGTTTGATGCTGCGTCACAGGCAAAGAAATGATGACTAATTTAGCTATAGAAGCTGTAGAATATGAACAGGCGACCGCTGTCGTAAGAAGCCGTATTTATGGTTTACTGGCAGCAGGGTTTCGCCAGATGACAGAGGAGCATTTTCAGGAGCTGTCTCATCATTACGTACACTCGTGGAAAGATGTTGTGGGGTTTTTAGCAGCGGGCGAGGGGCATTTCCTGCCCCTCGTTGATTCCATCTCAGAGGCTTTAAAAACCAGCACTTTCGACACCCTGTATGAGGAGTATAATAGTCTGTTTTTGTCGTTTGGGCGGACTTTTGTAACGCCGTATGAGATGGAATGTATGAGGGACACACCTCAGCACTCCCTCACTTCACAAGCGGAGCTTGCCGATGTGGCAGGCTTTTACAATGCCTTTGGCCTTAACACGGCAACTGACGTGCCCGAGCGGGTTGATCACATATCAACCGAGCTTGAGTTTATGCACGTGATGGCGCTAAAGGAGGCCACTGCACTTGAGAATGCCAACACTGAACACATAGAAATAGTACAGCATGGGCAACAGAAATTTATGTCCGACCACCTCGGCCGCTGGGCTAAAAGATTTACCGAAGCGGTTATAGCCATCGGTGATACAGGCAGTTTTTACCATGTGCTAGCAAAAATGCTCAGTATTTGGGTTGATATTGACAACTCATTACTCTTCGATGAAAAATAGTAATTTGTTTGCTACGTTTAGTGGATTTTGTAGGGGCGGCCGGCCAGTCGCCCTTACTCAGTCAGAGTGTTATTGGTAAAGATATTTCTTATTCTTGTTTTTGCCCAGGGATATAACAATCTCATACGGAATAGTGCCGGAAAGTGCAGCAAGTTCACAGGCTGTGATTTTACACTGCCCGTCAGAGCCAATTAGTGTGACCTCGGCAGTTTCGTTAAAATCTGAAATATCTGTTAAATCCACCATGGTTAAATCCATACAAACCCTGCCAACTATCGGAGCATACTTGCCGTTTACGATAACCCTGCCAATGTTTGACAACATCCGCGGGTAACCGTCAGCGTATCCAACAGAAAGCACCCCGATAAGACTATCCCGTTTTGTAATAAATGTGCGGCCATAGCTTATGGATTTCCCGTTAGATACCTTTCTGATATCTACAAAGCGGCTTTTAACTGTCATCACAGGCTTTAAAAATTCGTCACAATTTATATCGGACTGGCAGGCCATGGGGTTACTGCCATAGAGCATAAGCCCTGGGCGCACCGCATCAAGATGAGAAGCAGCAAAAGTAAGCACTGCTGCACTGTTTGCAAAATGCCATATAGCGCTTGTGTAGTACTGGGAAACTACTTTGCGTATTTCAAGAAATCTGTCCAGTTGATGTTGTGCAAAATCTCTGTTGTTCAGATCAGCCTCTGAAAAATGGCTCATAAACCCGGTAACCTCTATACCCTTAAAAGCGGTAAGGTTTATCAGTTTGTCAACACACTCATCGTAAGCAAAGCCAAGCCTGCCCATACCGGTATCAATATCAACATGAATTTTGATTCTTATATTTTTACTTAAAGCATAATCACTGAGAATACGGCAGTCAGTTTCGTTTCTGGCTATAGGGGTAAGGGCATATCGGACAATTTCTTCAGGTTCAGGGTTGTCAAAAAGAACAAGCACGGGCTTTTTTACACCAGCCTCCCTTAACTCAACAGCCTCAGACAAAAAGGCAACTCCAAAGGAATGAACGCCTGCGGCCTCAAGCGCTAAGGACACCGCCACCGCACCATGGCCATAAGCATCAGCCTTAACGACAGCTATTACAGGGCGTCCCCCACATCGTTTATCTAAAACTGCATAATTATGCCGCAGTGCAGATAAGTCTATTTCAACAACCGGTCCTCTCACAGCAAACACTAAGCAGGCTTCTCAGTTTT
The Nitrospirota bacterium genome window above contains:
- a CDS encoding molecular chaperone TorD family protein, whose amino-acid sequence is MMTNLAIEAVEYEQATAVVRSRIYGLLAAGFRQMTEEHFQELSHHYVHSWKDVVGFLAAGEGHFLPLVDSISEALKTSTFDTLYEEYNSLFLSFGRTFVTPYEMECMRDTPQHSLTSQAELADVAGFYNAFGLNTATDVPERVDHISTELEFMHVMALKEATALENANTEHIEIVQHGQQKFMSDHLGRWAKRFTEAVIAIGDTGSFYHVLAKMLSIWVDIDNSLLFDEK
- a CDS encoding DUF116 domain-containing protein produces the protein MWVKFKIFWVKFLRAFTLKVLYPFLMLIGAFLKSKKESFQDFIININNNLVMKLGIKTSKLLIMLPHCIQIDKCDIRITNDINNCKRCGRCNVKDLIAVAENCNLKLYVATGGSLARKLVKDIRPDAIVAVACQRDLSSGIADSHPLPVIGVQNERPFGPCYNTKVSVEKVQEAIKTFLQ
- a CDS encoding dehydrogenase, with the protein product MEDVFNWQINRNMKYPYSAAMPEKQFAAVFDINKCIGCQTCSITCKTTWTAGRGQEYMFWNNVESKPYGGYPLYWDSKLLEKIGGGKWNNNTYAGKTIFEKAAEENKSVEGFLPALEDWSYPNMGEDEIYGGSVTQGMHIESLPHPIWFFYLPRICNHCSYPACVAACPRKSVYKRPEDGIVLIDQSRCQGYRQCVAGCPYKKPMYNATTNRSEKCVACYPKTEAGLHTQCMEHCIGKVRIQGWISPPDKADPNNPIDYLVHVKKIAHPLYPQFGTQPNIYYIPPIHVPSPYLTQMFGTGVDAAIKAYKAAPSDTTLKGLLVLFGSCAELMTKFEVKNDIAIGYNSKGDIVAQAPIQEPHVIRDHYDKARDVYRLDVT
- a CDS encoding c-type cytochrome — its product is MQSSVIKTAWYLIILSVLFWPQLSKTSYGAEVDTGKKVFESRCAICHGFKGDGNGVIGIVEKGVVGDKLWSVYPRDLTVGVFKFRSTPSGCLPTQADLEHIVSQGITRAAMPSHKDVSKADVDAVIEYVKTLSTRWKEEAPCKPFTAAKPAWVGSAESAKKGQEVFEKMKCWECHGKEGKGDGPKSQDIKDDSGKPILPFNFTTGELKRGSTPENVYMTFTTGLDGTGMPSYEDSLNEEQRWNLVSYTLKLMKK
- a CDS encoding DsrE/DsrF/DrsH-like family protein is translated as MAAQKKRMAIIASKGTLDMAYPPLILASTAAAMDVDVQIFFTLYGVDIINKKKYRNLQVAPIGNPAMPSPIPMPNIIGMLPGMTPMATMMMKSMIKKINWPSIPELVDACREVDVRMIACTPTIEMTGISKDDLVDGVVLAGAAEFLNFALDANISLFI
- a CDS encoding molybdopterin-dependent oxidoreductase, with the protein product MANLSRRNFLKTTGGGLLLTLAGGTEALAMHALEPAVNVANPLSHYPARDWEKLYRDIYKADSSYIFMCTPNCTHNCYLRAYVKNGVVVRVGPSQNYHKATDVYGTKASQRWDPRHCNKGISLVRRFYGDRRVKTPMIRKGFLEWVEKGFPRDQNGIPPKEMFRRGEDTYVAVPWDKAFEVAAKTFHELAKTYSGDKGAELLKQQDYDEAMIKRTEGAGTRTMKFRGGMPVLGSMKLFGQYRFANSMALLDKQVRNVSEDKAVGGVGLDNYTWHTDLPPGHPMVCGQQTIDFDLVNVEYCDVVACWGINWISTKMPDGHWLTEARMKGKKVIVITTEYSSTCSKADEIVIIRPGTDPALSLGIAHVLIKENLYDKKFVKTHTDLPMLVRMDTGNMCKAADVIKDYKQKELTLKKIVKDKGDLPKPAQTNVGMPGVTEEMRNSWGDFVMWDTKSGKPVAVSSDDVGEHFHKLGIDPALEGEFTVTIDGKDVKVRPVFDVIKQHLFDTWTPENTSKVTWAPVSAIHSLARQFAKNPEKVLFTVGMGPNQMFNADQKDRGIFLVAALTRNVGFVGGNVGSYAGNYRAAYFNGMPQYMAENPFDITLDPSKPAKMKPLFALQSAHYYSHGDQPLKVHGHYFNGKTHMPFPTKSLWFTASNSLLGNAKGHYELVMNLLRHPAYRAKGMHKRMLDAVFVNEWWWNGSCEYSDIVFAADSWAEYNVHDMTQSCTNPFMQVMPLTEIKRIHNTKSDTEIYQGVAHAMGKITNDKRFDDYWALISAPHKAKPYIQRVLSHSNMFKGYDIEDLLVKAKDGIPAMMMGRTYPKFIGYEQSNESKPWYTKSGRLEFYRDEQEFKDYGESIPLHREPIDATFYEPNVIVASPHPLIKPKTPEAYGWPSSDLSRETRQARNVVYTVDQLLKTEHPLIKDKYNFIWLTPKYRHSVHTMFADLDYLSVWWGPFGDIYRKDKRKPWVGEGYIDMHPEDAKAYGIEDGDYVWVDADPEDMPFKGWQERPNEYKVSRCMLRARYYPGTPRGVTRTWFNMYMASFGSVKGHESRKDGLAKSPATGYQSMYRYGGHQSGTRSWLRPTLLTDTLVRKELMGQATGQGFCPDVHCANGAPRESFVKFSKAEDGGESGKGKWRPVTLGGRPTHESDTFKKYLSGQYVS
- the alr gene encoding alanine racemase, with amino-acid sequence MFAVRGPVVEIDLSALRHNYAVLDKRCGGRPVIAVVKADAYGHGAVAVSLALEAAGVHSFGVAFLSEAVELREAGVKKPVLVLFDNPEPEEIVRYALTPIARNETDCRILSDYALSKNIRIKIHVDIDTGMGRLGFAYDECVDKLINLTAFKGIEVTGFMSHFSEADLNNRDFAQHQLDRFLEIRKVVSQYYTSAIWHFANSAAVLTFAASHLDAVRPGLMLYGSNPMACQSDINCDEFLKPVMTVKSRFVDIRKVSNGKSISYGRTFITKRDSLIGVLSVGYADGYPRMLSNIGRVIVNGKYAPIVGRVCMDLTMVDLTDISDFNETAEVTLIGSDGQCKITACELAALSGTIPYEIVISLGKNKNKKYLYQ
- a CDS encoding methionyl-tRNA formyltransferase, which gives rise to MNIAFWGTPWFSVPALEALTGSGHNVSLVVTQPDKGRRTKLIIPPVKQAALASGIEVIQPETIKSEALIDTLAALNHDLNVVIAYGKILPAEILNMPKFKSLNVHASVLPNYRGAAPIQWAIINGDTETGVSTMLMDEGIDTGPVYYTEREIIKEDDTYESLSLRLAKRGAELLIKTLTDIEAGTATATPQNGTSTYARILRKEDGLINWNKSAAHIVNTIRGLYPWPGAYTFFNRQRVKILRAKAVITEGSWATASEVIHQNTRDGLVVACGEGTLSILELQPEGKKAMSCADFIAGRVKTPENVLYVG